The following coding sequences lie in one uncultured Mailhella sp. genomic window:
- the ftsW gene encoding putative lipid II flippase FtsW — MNLRKKKQPAPEQTLPPGPVDWWLLALLLLLLCVGLVAVLSASGPISQRTYNESYHFFHRQLQTMLLGGVFVALICWLPRWFINKLHYWGIGVVLVLLALCPIIGPRINGAQRWLDFHFMMVQPMEFARVALVMYLAYFMSSKQAMIREFSRGLLPPTLITLVMCLLLLMQPDLGGTIIMLAILFFMCLGGGTRGGYLIMVLILAAVLVVALIIVEPYRWARWTAYLEPFANARGSGYQIVQSLLALGSGGIFGVGLGGSIQKTVYLPEAHNDFIMSVIGEETGFVGITVVMVLFALFFYRCYRVVLGQRNLRDRLSAYGLTLIIALSFLLNMAVILGNVPPKGIAMPFISYGGSSLLANMICAGLLLNYSRTARE; from the coding sequence ATGAACCTGCGCAAGAAAAAACAACCCGCGCCCGAACAGACACTGCCCCCCGGGCCGGTGGACTGGTGGCTGCTCGCACTGCTGCTTCTGCTGCTGTGCGTGGGTCTTGTGGCCGTGCTTTCCGCAAGCGGCCCCATCAGTCAGCGCACCTACAACGAATCCTATCACTTCTTCCACCGTCAGCTCCAGACCATGCTTCTCGGCGGCGTGTTCGTGGCCCTCATCTGCTGGCTGCCGCGCTGGTTCATCAACAAGCTGCACTACTGGGGCATAGGCGTGGTGCTCGTGCTGCTCGCCCTCTGCCCCATCATCGGCCCCAGGATCAACGGCGCTCAGCGCTGGCTCGACTTCCACTTCATGATGGTGCAGCCCATGGAATTCGCCCGCGTGGCGCTCGTCATGTATCTGGCCTACTTCATGAGCTCCAAGCAGGCCATGATCCGCGAATTCAGCCGCGGCCTGCTGCCGCCCACGCTCATCACCCTCGTCATGTGCCTGCTGCTGCTCATGCAGCCCGACCTCGGCGGCACCATCATCATGCTGGCCATCCTCTTCTTCATGTGCCTCGGCGGCGGCACCAGAGGCGGCTATCTCATCATGGTTCTCATTCTCGCCGCCGTGCTCGTCGTCGCCCTCATCATCGTGGAGCCCTACCGCTGGGCCCGATGGACCGCCTACCTCGAACCCTTCGCCAACGCCCGCGGCTCCGGCTATCAGATAGTCCAGAGCCTGCTTGCCTTAGGATCCGGCGGTATCTTCGGCGTGGGGCTCGGCGGCAGCATTCAGAAAACCGTCTATCTGCCCGAAGCCCACAACGACTTCATCATGTCCGTCATCGGCGAAGAAACCGGATTCGTGGGCATCACCGTGGTCATGGTGCTGTTTGCGCTCTTTTTCTATCGCTGCTATCGTGTGGTGCTCGGTCAGAGAAATCTGCGCGACAGGCTCTCCGCCTACGGGCTCACGCTCATCATCGCGCTGAGCTTTCTGCTCAACATGGCCGTCATTCTCGGCAATGTTCCCCCCAAGGGCATTGCCATGCCCTTCATCAGCTACGGCGGCAGCAGTCTGCTTGCAAACATGATCTGCGCCGGTCTGCTGCTCAACTATTCGCGAACCGCTCGGGAGTAA
- the murG gene encoding undecaprenyldiphospho-muramoylpentapeptide beta-N-acetylglucosaminyltransferase, with protein sequence MALRIIITTGGTGGHIFPALAVIEALKKRRPDVEVLFVGGEYGPERDLVQRAGVRFEGLPVRGFIGRGLKAVSAMAAMSLGVLRAMGIVRRFHPDAVMGFGGYAGFAAVLAARLMRRPCALHEQNAVAGAANRILGRLVDRVCLSWDQPAVGASFPHEVCVLTGNPIRGGIAALGSAERERHAAPRLLVMGGSQGARAINNMVTSMLPELRKAGIDLLHQTGANEYDDVRRRYLEAGISAEETDRIVHPFIHDMAKAYAECDLALCRAGATSMAELAATGTPAVFIPFPFAAHDHQTGNARAMQEAGGAVLLPQKDAEKLAAEGKLAPMLIDLLNDEARLAAMRKGALSLARPDAADAVAAQLLALAGDTSK encoded by the coding sequence ATGGCTCTTCGCATCATCATCACCACCGGCGGCACGGGCGGTCACATCTTCCCCGCGCTCGCCGTCATCGAAGCGCTCAAAAAGCGCAGACCCGACGTCGAAGTTCTCTTCGTGGGCGGCGAATACGGCCCGGAACGCGATCTCGTGCAGCGCGCCGGCGTGCGCTTTGAAGGCCTGCCCGTGCGCGGCTTCATCGGCCGCGGCCTGAAGGCCGTTTCCGCCATGGCCGCCATGAGCCTCGGCGTGCTGCGCGCCATGGGCATAGTGCGCCGCTTCCACCCCGACGCCGTCATGGGCTTCGGCGGATACGCAGGCTTCGCCGCCGTGCTCGCCGCCCGTCTCATGCGCCGCCCCTGCGCCCTGCACGAACAGAACGCCGTCGCCGGCGCGGCCAACCGCATTCTCGGCAGGCTCGTCGATCGCGTGTGCCTCTCCTGGGATCAGCCCGCCGTGGGCGCCAGCTTTCCCCACGAGGTCTGCGTGCTCACGGGCAATCCCATCCGCGGCGGCATCGCGGCCCTCGGATCGGCCGAACGCGAAAGGCACGCCGCCCCGCGTCTTCTCGTCATGGGCGGCTCGCAGGGAGCCCGCGCCATCAACAACATGGTGACATCCATGCTGCCCGAGCTGCGAAAGGCGGGCATCGACCTTCTGCATCAGACCGGCGCGAACGAATACGACGACGTGCGCCGCCGCTACCTCGAAGCGGGCATATCCGCCGAGGAAACCGACCGCATCGTTCACCCCTTCATTCACGACATGGCAAAGGCCTACGCCGAATGCGATCTCGCGCTCTGCCGCGCCGGAGCCACCAGCATGGCGGAACTTGCCGCCACGGGCACGCCCGCGGTGTTCATTCCCTTCCCCTTCGCCGCGCACGATCATCAGACCGGCAACGCCCGCGCCATGCAGGAAGCGGGCGGAGCCGTGCTGCTGCCCCAGAAGGACGCCGAAAAGCTCGCCGCGGAAGGCAAACTCGCCCCCATGCTCATTGATCTGCTCAACGACGAAGCGCGTCTTGCCGCCATGCGCAAGGGCGCGCTCTCCCTGGCCCGCCCCGACGCCGCCGACGCCGTGGCCGCGCAACTTCTGGCCCTCGCGGGCGACACCTCCAAATAA